A single genomic interval of Saccharothrix saharensis harbors:
- a CDS encoding MFS transporter: protein MTTSLARNRNYTLLWGGQALAEVGFSASMLALPLLVLFLTDSPVLSGLVLTVDATAQLLVGLPAGALVDRWDRRRIMLCCEAAQVLTLGGLVAAVLADAVTVPHVMAVAAVLGVCRALFEPAEDACLPRLVPDSQLATAVAMNSARSSLGQMAGTALGGVLLAVARWLPFLVDMLTHVVAFVALLFLRVPPSAPVESHPHLLRSIGEGLRWVWSRREIRVTALCAVVLNLFFTAFYVVVIVLVEDRGASGAEIGVMAAMLGVGGVLGALAAPRLHHALGPHRSIASVFWVLAVLVPCALLVESPYLLGVLFALMSFLAPTANTTIGTHQLLLTPDELRGRLSGVMGVVVGGAGAVGPLVGGVLTQALSARTAVLVCAAGIALITVFVTVSPTLRGYAKSQEEKKA, encoded by the coding sequence GTGACGACGTCGTTGGCCCGCAACCGGAACTACACGCTGCTGTGGGGCGGCCAGGCGCTGGCCGAGGTGGGGTTCAGCGCCTCCATGCTGGCCCTGCCGCTGCTGGTGCTGTTCCTGACCGACTCGCCCGTGCTGTCCGGCCTGGTGCTGACCGTGGACGCCACGGCGCAGCTCCTGGTCGGGCTGCCGGCCGGCGCGCTGGTCGACCGGTGGGACCGCCGCCGGATCATGCTGTGCTGCGAGGCCGCCCAGGTGCTCACCCTGGGCGGGCTCGTGGCCGCGGTGCTGGCCGACGCGGTCACCGTCCCGCACGTCATGGCGGTCGCCGCGGTGCTCGGCGTGTGCCGGGCGCTGTTCGAACCGGCCGAGGACGCGTGCCTGCCCCGGCTCGTGCCGGACTCGCAACTGGCCACCGCGGTGGCGATGAACAGCGCGCGGTCGTCGTTGGGGCAGATGGCGGGGACGGCGCTGGGCGGCGTGCTGCTGGCCGTGGCGCGCTGGCTGCCGTTCCTGGTGGACATGCTCACGCACGTGGTGGCGTTCGTGGCGCTGCTGTTCCTGCGGGTGCCGCCGTCCGCGCCGGTCGAGTCCCACCCGCACCTGCTGCGCTCGATCGGCGAGGGCCTGCGGTGGGTGTGGAGCCGGCGCGAGATCCGGGTGACGGCCCTGTGCGCGGTGGTGCTGAACCTGTTCTTCACCGCGTTCTACGTGGTCGTCATCGTCCTGGTGGAGGACCGGGGCGCGTCGGGGGCCGAGATCGGCGTGATGGCGGCGATGCTCGGCGTCGGTGGGGTGCTCGGCGCCCTGGCCGCGCCCCGGCTGCACCACGCGCTCGGCCCGCACCGGTCGATCGCGTCGGTGTTCTGGGTGCTCGCGGTGCTGGTGCCGTGCGCCCTGCTGGTGGAGTCGCCCTACCTGCTCGGGGTGCTGTTCGCGCTGATGAGCTTCCTGGCGCCGACGGCCAACACCACCATCGGCACCCACCAGTTGTTGCTCACGCCCGACGAGCTGCGCGGGAGGCTCAGCGGCGTGATGGGTGTCGTCGTCGGCGGCGCGGGCGCGGTCGGCCCGCTGGTCGGCGGCGTGCTGACCCAAGCGCTGTCGGCGCGCACCGCCGTGCTCGTGTGCGCGGCGGGCATTGCGTTGATCACGGTTTTCGTCACGGTGAGCCCGACTCTGCGCGGGTACGCGAAGTCACAAGAGGAGAAGAAGGCATGA